Proteins encoded by one window of Thalassoroseus pseudoceratinae:
- a CDS encoding cytochrome c oxidase assembly protein, with the protein MSRCIPNQSLGKALGFAIWLLFGVPTTARADVGGDIPPEQALETWNTDPVLLLNLLVIVWLYRRGELDQLGRTNQFPTKMLHQRLAFAGGVLAIVLALVTPLDVLSEQLVSGHMLQHLLLMMVAAPLFVLGASARMMFFGLPRFWRRRINWWRRYRFGRQLSAASKNPLFAWSVQALILWLWHLPRFYEVALTHLAIHDLQHLSFFLSALLFWRVLLDLDRRRRLSWGASVIYLFTTLLHTMALGVFMALSPQVWYPAYEQRSLAWGLTPLEDQQIAGFLMWMPGAMMYGLVGAILLAYRLQQPRFESQGV; encoded by the coding sequence ATGTCAAGATGCATCCCAAATCAAAGCCTTGGCAAGGCACTAGGTTTCGCGATTTGGCTCTTGTTCGGCGTACCGACGACGGCCCGTGCCGATGTAGGAGGAGACATTCCACCAGAGCAAGCTCTCGAAACTTGGAATACCGATCCCGTCCTTTTACTCAACCTTCTCGTCATCGTCTGGTTATACCGTCGGGGAGAACTCGATCAACTCGGCCGCACGAATCAATTTCCGACCAAGATGCTACACCAGCGACTGGCGTTTGCTGGCGGCGTGCTAGCAATTGTTCTGGCCCTCGTCACGCCCCTTGATGTGCTCAGCGAGCAACTTGTGAGCGGGCACATGCTGCAACATCTCTTGTTGATGATGGTTGCGGCTCCGCTGTTTGTCTTGGGGGCATCGGCCCGGATGATGTTCTTCGGTTTGCCAAGATTTTGGCGACGGCGAATCAATTGGTGGCGTCGTTACCGGTTCGGCCGGCAGCTCTCCGCCGCTTCCAAGAATCCATTGTTTGCATGGTCGGTCCAGGCTTTAATCTTGTGGTTGTGGCATCTACCTCGATTCTATGAAGTGGCATTGACTCACCTTGCCATTCATGACCTGCAACATCTGTCGTTTTTCTTGAGTGCTCTCCTGTTTTGGCGGGTTCTGCTCGACCTAGATCGTCGGCGGCGTTTGAGTTGGGGAGCCAGCGTGATCTACCTATTTACGACATTGCTGCACACGATGGCTCTGGGAGTTTTCATGGCACTCTCCCCCCAGGTGTGGTATCCCGCTTATGAACAACGCTCCTTGGCCTGGGGATTGACACCCCTCGAAGATCAGCAAATTGCCGGTTTCCTAATGTGGATGCCGGGAGCGATGATGTACGGATTGGTCGGTGCCATTCTGTTGGCCTACCGGCTACAGCAACCACGATTCGAATCCCAAGGTGTCTGA
- a CDS encoding cytochrome c oxidase subunit 3: MSSELIDVSTWTRFHADKKHPFWWGILCLIVIETTVVFGFLLSFFYLWIVNTAEGRMGWPPGNTDPPVLYPGINTLLLIICSLAMWYGGVVMERGKNWIFFWTVVVCCIAGGLVAWLRWLQFAALPFAWNDNAYAALVWTMTGFHLMHVTSAILGTAVIGWFAAKGFYTEQRRLGVQVDTIYWYFVSAIWIPIYIVLYWIPRWT; the protein is encoded by the coding sequence ATGTCGAGCGAACTGATTGATGTCAGCACGTGGACTCGCTTTCACGCCGACAAGAAGCATCCATTTTGGTGGGGGATCCTTTGCCTGATCGTCATTGAGACGACGGTGGTGTTCGGGTTTCTCCTCAGTTTTTTCTATCTCTGGATTGTGAATACGGCTGAAGGCCGAATGGGATGGCCACCTGGGAACACCGACCCACCGGTGCTTTATCCAGGCATCAATACATTGCTATTGATAATCTGCTCGCTGGCCATGTGGTATGGCGGGGTGGTGATGGAACGCGGCAAGAATTGGATTTTCTTCTGGACCGTTGTCGTTTGTTGTATTGCTGGGGGTCTAGTCGCTTGGCTGCGATGGCTTCAATTTGCCGCATTACCATTCGCATGGAATGACAATGCCTATGCCGCTCTCGTATGGACGATGACTGGCTTTCACCTCATGCATGTGACCTCCGCGATCTTGGGCACCGCCGTGATCGGCTGGTTCGCAGCCAAAGGATTCTACACCGAACAACGACGCCTTGGCGTTCAAGTCGACACGATCTATTGGTATTTCGTTTCTGCAATCTGGATTCCAATTTACATCGTGCTCTATTGGATACCGAGATGGACCTAG
- a CDS encoding c-type cytochrome, with amino-acid sequence MPIIVRLKKRYALRMLVVGFLLFSLSACNFGDDELLPSNSPQAQADHGQTLLFAYGCATCHTISGISDSPGNIGPPLTDWKRRKYIAGQLPNEREMLIRWLMDPQEVEPGTAMPDLGVTEDDAIDMAAYLYNQWEIQP; translated from the coding sequence ATGCCTATAATAGTTCGACTCAAGAAACGATACGCACTGCGAATGCTAGTCGTCGGATTTCTGCTTTTCTCTCTTTCCGCATGTAACTTCGGGGATGACGAACTGTTGCCTAGCAATTCTCCTCAAGCACAGGCCGATCACGGACAGACACTTCTGTTTGCCTACGGCTGCGCCACTTGCCATACAATCTCAGGGATTTCAGACAGTCCTGGCAATATTGGACCGCCGCTGACCGATTGGAAACGCCGAAAGTATATCGCGGGTCAGTTGCCCAATGAACGAGAGATGTTGATCCGTTGGCTGATGGATCCGCAAGAAGTGGAACCCGGCACAGCGATGCCGGATTTGGGTGTAACTGAAGACGATGCCATTGATATGGCGGCCTACCTATACAATCAATGGGAGATACAGCCATGA
- the ctaD gene encoding cytochrome c oxidase subunit I — MDCRPAKHQTGKLDAIGTAGRRRFSCPDALPGDTRIVAEAPPPIDQLTKTWQAPPGLWGWLRVVNQTNIGLRYIITAFVFFLAAGVLGVVIRMQLAVPENDLIGPGLYNQVFSVHGITMMFLFAIPMVEGLGVYLVPLMIGTRDLSFPRLSAFSFFVFLIGGVVLWIAFLIGSAPDAGWFDYVPLALKEFSPSHRIDVYATVITFIEISALAAAVELVVTILKQRAPGMSLSKTPPFVWAILVTAVMIIFAMPGVIVASVMLALDRIVDTKFFYPDAGGDALLWQHLFWWFGHPEVYIAFLPAAGVVSTIIPVFCRRRLFGYTAVVCSIVATGMISFGLWVHHMFTAGLPTHASSFFTAASLTIAIPSGIQMFAWIATIWGGKPVFKTPFIFCLGFIAIFLLGGITGVMVATIPFDKQVHDSYFVVAHFHYVLIGGVVFPLVGGLYYWFPKWSGRLLSERLGRLNFWLMFVGFNVCFFPMHLLGFLGMPRRVYTYLPELEWNSLNLWATIGAFVLALGFLVFVINVVWSLKFGTQAGDNPWEADTLEWFAASPPAAFNFEEIPRVASLNPLWDSPQEQPSAATRGMRTDRREVLVTTVEQADPQAVIVLPGPTIWPFLLAVAIAIGFIGSIFHPVWFVIGFFATIVAGIGWFWPQRPWGTGKD; from the coding sequence ATGGATTGCCGACCCGCAAAGCATCAAACCGGGAAACTTGATGCCATCGGTACCGCTGGCCGCCGAAGATTTTCATGCCCTGATGCACTACCTGGAGACACTCGAATAGTGGCAGAAGCACCCCCGCCAATCGATCAACTGACGAAAACCTGGCAGGCCCCGCCCGGCCTGTGGGGGTGGCTCAGGGTGGTCAACCAGACGAACATTGGCCTTCGCTACATCATCACCGCATTCGTCTTTTTTCTCGCTGCGGGTGTCCTCGGAGTCGTCATCCGCATGCAGCTGGCGGTTCCCGAGAACGATCTGATTGGGCCGGGCTTGTATAACCAAGTATTCTCGGTCCATGGCATCACGATGATGTTTCTGTTCGCCATTCCGATGGTCGAGGGTTTGGGCGTCTACTTAGTCCCCCTAATGATCGGCACGCGCGATTTAAGTTTTCCCCGACTGAGTGCATTTAGTTTTTTTGTATTTCTAATCGGTGGAGTTGTGTTATGGATTGCGTTCCTGATCGGATCGGCTCCCGATGCTGGTTGGTTTGATTACGTCCCTTTGGCACTGAAGGAATTCTCGCCATCACACCGGATCGACGTCTATGCCACTGTCATCACTTTTATTGAGATTTCGGCCTTAGCGGCCGCCGTCGAGCTGGTCGTGACTATCTTGAAACAACGGGCTCCGGGGATGTCGCTGTCAAAGACGCCTCCCTTTGTCTGGGCGATTCTAGTCACGGCGGTGATGATTATCTTTGCGATGCCCGGCGTCATTGTTGCGAGCGTCATGCTCGCACTCGACAGGATCGTGGATACCAAGTTCTTCTATCCCGATGCCGGTGGCGATGCCTTGTTGTGGCAACACTTGTTCTGGTGGTTTGGTCACCCGGAGGTCTATATTGCTTTTCTGCCGGCTGCGGGCGTTGTTTCCACGATTATTCCCGTCTTCTGCCGACGCCGATTGTTCGGTTACACCGCGGTGGTCTGTTCCATCGTGGCAACGGGGATGATTAGTTTTGGTCTGTGGGTCCATCATATGTTTACCGCTGGTCTGCCGACGCATGCCTCCAGCTTTTTCACTGCTGCTAGTTTAACGATCGCGATTCCATCGGGCATCCAGATGTTCGCTTGGATTGCCACCATTTGGGGAGGAAAGCCCGTCTTCAAGACGCCGTTCATATTCTGTTTAGGGTTCATCGCCATCTTTCTACTGGGCGGCATCACAGGAGTGATGGTTGCTACGATTCCTTTTGATAAGCAAGTGCACGACAGCTACTTTGTAGTCGCACATTTTCATTATGTACTTATTGGTGGCGTCGTGTTTCCACTTGTGGGGGGACTCTACTACTGGTTTCCCAAATGGAGCGGCCGATTGTTGTCGGAGCGACTTGGCAGGCTGAACTTCTGGTTGATGTTTGTCGGTTTCAATGTGTGCTTCTTTCCGATGCACCTGTTAGGTTTTCTCGGAATGCCGCGGCGAGTCTACACGTATCTGCCTGAACTTGAGTGGAACTCCCTCAACCTGTGGGCCACGATCGGCGCTTTCGTTTTGGCATTGGGTTTTCTGGTCTTTGTAATCAATGTGGTATGGAGTCTGAAGTTCGGTACTCAGGCGGGAGATAATCCCTGGGAAGCCGATACATTGGAGTGGTTCGCAGCCTCCCCTCCCGCTGCATTTAATTTCGAGGAAATTCCACGGGTGGCCAGCCTCAATCCCTTGTGGGACTCCCCGCAAGAACAACCGTCCGCGGCGACTCGCGGTATGCGTACCGACCGCCGCGAAGTCCTCGTGACCACCGTTGAGCAAGCCGACCCTCAAGCAGTGATTGTCTTACCGGGACCAACGATTTGGCCATTTCTTCTAGCCGTTGCGATCGCAATTGGTTTCATCGGAAGCATATTTCATCCCGTGTGGTTCGTAATCGGATTCTTTGCGACCATCGTGGCTGGCATCGGTTGGTTCTGGCCGCAAAGACCATGGGGGACGGGGAAAGACTAA
- the coxB gene encoding cytochrome c oxidase subunit II produces MFKNAGEEAAAIVKLWWVLFGVGLFVTLIVVGILIAGCLRNYQERTPPVAEQNLRHALVIGVSTTVILLLGMLVATHIYSQPFAGDWEESPTISVAKHSRDASASDAAEPEYQSLTIEVTGKRWWWSVAYLNESGDRLFETANEIHIPVGVPVRLRLRSDNVIHSFWVPSLGGKEDLVPGRTNYLWLEAGQPGVYRGQCAEFCGLQHAKMAFDVVAETLEDFTDWVAVQEASAREPQTDIARRGRAVFRGSACANCHTIRGVSSVAHVSSQSLRAVGPDLTHLASRRSLAAGTLPNRRGHLGGWIADPQSIKPGNLMPSVPLAAEDFHALMHYLETLE; encoded by the coding sequence ATGTTCAAGAACGCTGGGGAGGAGGCTGCAGCAATCGTCAAGCTGTGGTGGGTTCTCTTCGGCGTCGGGCTGTTCGTGACCTTAATTGTCGTTGGCATTCTCATTGCAGGATGCTTACGGAATTATCAGGAGCGGACACCTCCGGTCGCAGAACAGAACCTTCGGCACGCGCTGGTAATCGGCGTGTCGACTACTGTGATCCTGTTGCTTGGAATGTTGGTGGCAACACATATTTACTCGCAACCATTCGCGGGTGATTGGGAGGAATCGCCCACAATCTCTGTCGCGAAACATTCGCGTGATGCCTCGGCGAGCGACGCGGCGGAACCGGAGTACCAGAGCCTTACCATCGAGGTGACGGGGAAGCGTTGGTGGTGGTCAGTTGCGTACTTGAACGAGTCGGGAGATCGGCTTTTCGAAACGGCCAATGAAATTCACATTCCCGTCGGCGTGCCGGTGCGATTACGTCTAAGGTCCGACAATGTAATTCATAGTTTTTGGGTGCCTAGTCTCGGCGGGAAAGAGGATCTCGTCCCGGGCCGCACGAATTATCTCTGGCTTGAGGCTGGTCAACCTGGAGTTTATCGAGGACAGTGTGCGGAGTTTTGTGGACTTCAACATGCCAAAATGGCCTTTGACGTCGTAGCTGAAACATTGGAAGACTTCACAGATTGGGTGGCTGTCCAAGAAGCCTCGGCTCGGGAACCACAGACCGACATAGCCCGACGTGGTCGAGCGGTGTTTCGGGGATCAGCCTGTGCCAACTGCCATACCATTCGCGGTGTATCCTCTGTCGCACACGTTTCCTCTCAATCCTTGCGTGCCGTGGGACCGGACCTCACGCATCTGGCCAGTCGGCGGAGTTTGGCTGCAGGCACGCTACCCAATCGTCGCGGCCATCTTGGCGGATGGATTGCCGACCCGCAAAGCATCAAACCGGGAAACTTGATGCCATCGGTACCGCTGGCCGCCGAAGATTTTCATGCCCTGATGCACTACCTGGAGACACTCGAATAG
- a CDS encoding c-type cytochrome, which yields MKTRWIVLATLSGALVLGGLGAFLFLHSGLYNIGAIHQHLQMERTLILTLKRNSVEAHAQNLEVPELNKPQLVRRGFVLYRKNCVACHGGPGEPRSRIGMGLNPNPPPLEKAADRWTSAEIAWIITHGLKMAGMPGFAMGEEPKDLWAITAFVMRLNTLTPAEYHDMLAATEDDGASEEVAWLAPEQGWQKLADEGNKSRGKDLTRKYGCGTCHQILGINGANGAAGPPLTNWGKRHYIAGTLNNSPRHLVTWLRNSQDVEPGTVMPNLNIPEDDAWDIAAYLLALGRDD from the coding sequence ATGAAGACAAGATGGATCGTGCTCGCAACACTGAGTGGCGCGTTAGTGCTAGGCGGTCTCGGAGCGTTTCTGTTTCTTCATTCGGGTCTCTACAATATCGGAGCAATCCACCAGCATCTTCAGATGGAGCGAACGCTGATTCTGACCCTCAAACGGAACTCGGTCGAAGCCCACGCCCAGAATCTTGAAGTGCCCGAACTCAACAAACCGCAGTTAGTCCGTCGCGGCTTTGTACTTTATCGCAAAAACTGTGTGGCTTGTCACGGGGGACCAGGCGAGCCCCGCTCTCGCATTGGCATGGGGCTCAACCCGAATCCTCCTCCATTGGAAAAGGCGGCCGATCGATGGACATCAGCCGAAATCGCGTGGATTATCACACACGGACTTAAAATGGCCGGTATGCCAGGGTTCGCGATGGGCGAAGAACCCAAAGATCTCTGGGCCATCACAGCGTTCGTGATGAGGCTCAATACGCTCACTCCCGCCGAGTATCATGACATGCTGGCTGCCACAGAGGACGACGGTGCGAGTGAAGAAGTCGCTTGGTTGGCTCCTGAACAAGGTTGGCAAAAGTTGGCAGACGAGGGAAATAAGAGCCGAGGCAAGGATTTGACTCGCAAGTATGGTTGTGGAACTTGCCACCAGATTCTCGGCATCAATGGAGCCAACGGCGCCGCGGGGCCGCCACTAACGAATTGGGGAAAACGTCATTACATCGCCGGCACACTGAATAATTCCCCACGTCACCTCGTGACTTGGCTGAGAAATTCTCAAGACGTCGAACCGGGAACTGTCATGCCGAATCTCAACATTCCGGAAGACGATGCTTGGGATATCGCCGCTTATCTCCTTGCACTTGGTCGCGACGACTAG
- a CDS encoding sodium:calcium antiporter yields the protein MMRLISFQHLPLVMNVAIFAAAAAVIWLAGFRLSIYADAIAERKQLGRAFVGTLLLGVATSLPEIATSITAASLGNATLAASNLMGGVATQVAVLAVVDWFFVRGALTFFSPKPVLLLSGVLLMMQISLALAAMAAGEFFSLLGIGLWPAILLGTYVMFVFSLYRYEGRDRWAAVDIPDAAYEEQVSQIDQSRYQDFAFAQLVFRFLFYAGLIVIAGWAVSTSADALAEQTGLGSGFVGATILAIATSLPEISTTLGAVRVGAYTMAIANIFGTNTLEVGLLFVADIAYRDGLMIEQVDRAAQFVAALGALVTGIYLWGLLERQNNTILGMGVDSALVLVAWLIGMIGLHFLT from the coding sequence ATGATGCGGCTGATTTCATTCCAGCACTTGCCGTTGGTGATGAACGTAGCAATTTTTGCCGCAGCCGCCGCTGTGATTTGGCTAGCCGGCTTTCGATTGTCGATCTATGCCGATGCGATCGCGGAACGCAAACAACTCGGTCGGGCCTTTGTGGGCACGTTGTTGCTGGGAGTGGCAACCTCATTACCGGAGATCGCCACAAGCATCACCGCGGCGTCTCTGGGAAACGCGACACTCGCGGCCAGCAATTTGATGGGCGGTGTGGCCACACAAGTCGCGGTGCTCGCCGTGGTCGATTGGTTCTTTGTACGCGGTGCGTTGACGTTCTTTTCTCCGAAACCGGTTCTATTGCTCAGCGGTGTGCTCTTGATGATGCAGATTTCCCTCGCGTTGGCCGCCATGGCCGCTGGGGAGTTCTTCTCGCTGCTGGGAATTGGTCTGTGGCCGGCGATCTTGCTGGGCACTTATGTCATGTTTGTGTTTTCGCTTTATCGGTACGAAGGGCGGGACCGATGGGCCGCTGTGGATATTCCGGATGCGGCTTATGAGGAGCAGGTCTCGCAGATCGACCAGAGCCGATACCAAGACTTCGCGTTCGCTCAACTCGTGTTTCGGTTTCTGTTTTACGCTGGTCTGATCGTGATTGCGGGTTGGGCAGTCTCGACGAGCGCCGATGCACTGGCGGAACAGACGGGTCTGGGAAGCGGATTCGTGGGGGCCACCATACTGGCCATTGCCACATCCCTTCCGGAAATCAGCACGACATTGGGAGCCGTGCGGGTCGGTGCCTACACGATGGCGATTGCCAACATTTTCGGCACCAACACACTCGAAGTCGGTCTTCTGTTTGTTGCGGACATCGCCTACCGCGACGGCTTGATGATCGAACAAGTCGATCGAGCGGCCCAGTTCGTGGCTGCACTCGGTGCCCTGGTGACGGGAATCTATCTTTGGGGGCTGCTAGAACGCCAAAACAATACCATCCTTGGTATGGGTGTGGACTCCGCCCTCGTACTCGTGGCTTGGCTCATAGGAATGATCGGACTGCATTTTCTTACCTAG
- a CDS encoding prepilin-type N-terminal cleavage/methylation domain-containing protein, translating to MKTAGFTLIELLVVIAIIAVLLALILPAVQKAREAARRTQCANNLKQIGIAIHQFCETNKGDFPISAHATSDLESTWIYTLGPYLENVDKIRICPEDPQGQERMENKGTSYVLNEYLCVPGDNAALKLNHIQATSRTIIVFTGSDAKGTATTEDHTHSRNWFKTPTSQTWSRILVDIQPDRFSGAAPGTPADQRTSGYANYLFVDGHVQLIPASTVKQWADEQTNFALPNGCPQVE from the coding sequence GTGAAGACGGCCGGGTTTACGTTGATTGAATTGCTAGTCGTGATCGCGATCATCGCTGTGCTGTTGGCGCTTATACTTCCGGCTGTTCAGAAGGCGCGTGAGGCTGCGCGGCGGACCCAATGCGCCAATAATTTGAAGCAGATTGGGATCGCCATTCATCAGTTTTGCGAAACGAACAAGGGTGACTTCCCAATCTCGGCACACGCGACGTCTGACCTGGAATCCACCTGGATCTACACGCTGGGGCCGTATCTGGAAAATGTCGACAAGATCCGCATTTGTCCCGAAGACCCTCAGGGTCAAGAACGCATGGAGAACAAGGGCACGAGCTATGTCCTGAACGAATACCTGTGTGTGCCAGGAGACAATGCAGCGTTGAAGCTCAACCACATCCAAGCCACCTCGCGAACCATCATCGTCTTCACCGGTTCGGATGCCAAAGGGACGGCGACAACCGAGGACCACACCCACTCCCGAAATTGGTTCAAGACGCCCACTAGTCAGACGTGGAGTCGGATTCTCGTCGATATCCAGCCCGACCGATTCAGCGGCGCCGCGCCCGGCACGCCCGCGGACCAGCGGACGTCGGGCTATGCGAACTACCTGTTTGTCGATGGCCACGTTCAGTTAATTCCCGCCTCCACCGTCAAGCAGTGGGCGGATGAACAGACGAACTTTGCACTTCCGAATGGATGTCCGCAAGTGGAATGA
- a CDS encoding Gfo/Idh/MocA family protein, with protein MTDRDRQELTRRGFLAATGSGLAAGAAHAAQDSQEGQDHGDDERTVELDNPQVGQPVSQTARAQDGQPVVPGASPKKLGYCIVGLGKFAVGQILPAFKECQHAKPVAVVSGDRKKAEAIANHYGIPQKGIYNYDNYDSIRDNPDIDIVYIILPNALHAEYTIRAHEAGKHVLCEKPMATTVKDCEEMIAAAKKADKKLMIAYRVQYEPYNMQAIEWSREEKYGPINFIVSDTVLDVGGPNQWRLDPALAGGGSLVDIGIYSLNATRYLTGEEPVEINAIAYQDKSDPRFTEVEQRIAFQLRFPSGVLANCTSAYGTHQVNRYMVMCKEGWYKLDPATTYTGHRLFHGTQDREEQLFLPHVSHFAAEMDHLSQAIKNNQPVKTPGEDGLKDVKYIRQIYEAARTGKTIKLSS; from the coding sequence ATGACGGACCGCGACCGACAGGAACTGACCCGTCGAGGATTTTTGGCGGCCACCGGAAGTGGATTGGCCGCGGGAGCCGCCCACGCAGCCCAAGATTCTCAAGAGGGGCAAGATCACGGTGACGACGAGCGAACGGTGGAACTGGACAACCCGCAAGTCGGGCAGCCGGTGAGTCAAACCGCTCGGGCTCAAGACGGTCAGCCGGTGGTTCCTGGGGCGTCTCCAAAAAAGCTCGGCTACTGTATTGTCGGACTGGGCAAGTTTGCTGTGGGGCAGATTCTGCCAGCTTTCAAAGAATGCCAACATGCCAAGCCGGTGGCTGTCGTCAGTGGCGACCGCAAGAAAGCCGAGGCCATCGCCAATCACTACGGCATCCCGCAAAAAGGCATCTATAACTACGACAACTATGATTCCATCCGGGACAATCCCGACATTGATATTGTCTACATCATCCTGCCGAACGCTCTGCACGCCGAGTACACCATCCGCGCCCACGAAGCCGGCAAGCACGTTCTCTGTGAAAAGCCGATGGCTACGACCGTTAAAGACTGCGAAGAAATGATCGCAGCTGCCAAGAAGGCGGACAAGAAGTTGATGATCGCCTATCGCGTTCAATACGAACCGTACAACATGCAGGCCATCGAGTGGTCTCGCGAAGAGAAGTATGGGCCGATCAATTTCATTGTGTCGGATACGGTCCTCGATGTGGGTGGCCCGAATCAGTGGCGGCTGGACCCGGCGCTTGCCGGTGGCGGTTCGCTGGTCGACATCGGCATCTATAGCCTTAACGCCACCCGCTACTTGACCGGCGAAGAACCGGTCGAGATCAACGCCATCGCTTACCAAGACAAGAGCGATCCCCGCTTCACCGAAGTCGAACAACGAATCGCTTTTCAACTCCGATTCCCGAGCGGCGTGCTGGCGAATTGCACCTCTGCTTATGGCACCCATCAGGTGAACCGCTACATGGTGATGTGCAAAGAGGGATGGTACAAGCTGGACCCGGCCACGACGTACACCGGTCATCGCCTATTCCACGGCACTCAAGACCGCGAGGAACAACTCTTCCTGCCGCACGTCAGTCACTTCGCCGCCGAGATGGATCATCTGTCGCAGGCGATCAAGAACAATCAACCGGTCAAAACACCAGGCGAGGACGGGCTCAAAGACGTGAAATACATCCGCCAAATCTATGAAGCCGCCCGCACGGGAAAAACAATTAAACTGAGTTCCTAA
- a CDS encoding superoxide dismutase family protein — MANHLWTGCGILLGAVSLAIGRPENSESSTKPQEKPPIPQEAVAVLHPTLGQKVRGVVRLTQTSDGVRVKGSVRNLTPGEHGFHIHEFGDMRGRDGKSAGGHFNPKGAKHGGPEDAKHHAGDLGNITANDDGVAKVDKLAKDLKLHFVIGRSIVVHGDADDLKSQPSGDAGERVALGVIGFADPSRRPNKTSPAE, encoded by the coding sequence ATGGCAAATCATCTATGGACTGGATGCGGGATTTTGTTGGGGGCGGTGTCTTTGGCGATAGGTAGACCAGAGAATTCCGAATCATCGACAAAGCCCCAGGAGAAACCTCCCATACCGCAAGAGGCCGTCGCAGTCCTTCATCCCACACTAGGACAGAAAGTTCGCGGCGTGGTCCGACTGACGCAAACGAGCGATGGCGTTCGGGTCAAAGGATCGGTTCGCAATCTCACACCGGGAGAGCACGGGTTTCACATCCACGAGTTTGGTGACATGCGTGGTCGGGACGGCAAATCGGCGGGTGGACACTTCAATCCGAAGGGGGCAAAACACGGAGGTCCTGAGGATGCCAAACATCACGCAGGGGATCTCGGTAACATCACTGCTAATGATGATGGCGTGGCGAAGGTCGACAAGCTCGCCAAGGATTTGAAATTGCACTTCGTAATCGGTCGCTCGATCGTGGTGCACGGTGATGCGGATGATTTGAAGAGCCAACCCTCTGGAGATGCCGGGGAGCGCGTCGCTTTGGGCGTGATTGGTTTCGCAGATCCGTCTCGGCGTCCGAATAAAACCTCGCCAGCAGAGTAG
- a CDS encoding plastocyanin/azurin family copper-binding protein: MFVAPSVKVSSYSWLVGLVAFAIPQLLSADEIAEDSQYAAVVRMTDDLKFSPAVVTIQSGEIVLWKNEPSTVAHTVTADPKLAETSENVQLPKGARPFNSGKMEAGDSFAHQFSIPGTYQYICIPHERAGMVGEIFVKPSAEFRSETKVADGSSIPFAEDEAEQKMILGTHRPPRPDDYREATGFRKFLYWLGNFHPAATDLPVGAILVAFTSEVLLLVTGKPMFGDITRFCVWLAGLASVGVAFGGWCLAGFRFDDLNRILDSHRWWGTGTALWLIVTIVFSEIAARKKSNRARWLFRSALLGAVIIVAVTSFFGGAMIYGIDHYAWPT; this comes from the coding sequence ATGTTTGTTGCTCCTTCAGTGAAGGTTTCCAGCTATAGTTGGCTAGTTGGTTTGGTCGCTTTCGCGATTCCGCAATTGTTGAGTGCTGACGAGATCGCAGAAGATTCTCAATACGCCGCTGTCGTCAGGATGACTGATGACCTCAAGTTCTCTCCGGCGGTGGTTACCATCCAGTCTGGAGAAATAGTGTTGTGGAAGAATGAACCATCAACAGTCGCCCATACTGTGACAGCCGATCCGAAGTTGGCCGAGACGTCCGAGAACGTACAACTCCCCAAAGGAGCCAGACCGTTCAACTCCGGCAAGATGGAAGCGGGCGATTCGTTCGCTCATCAATTCTCTATTCCGGGAACTTACCAATATATCTGTATTCCCCATGAACGAGCAGGCATGGTTGGCGAGATTTTCGTCAAGCCGAGTGCGGAGTTTCGGTCTGAAACGAAAGTTGCGGATGGCAGTTCGATACCTTTCGCGGAGGACGAGGCGGAGCAGAAAATGATCTTGGGCACGCACCGTCCGCCGCGTCCGGACGACTATCGCGAGGCAACAGGTTTCCGGAAATTCCTCTATTGGCTGGGGAATTTCCATCCAGCTGCAACCGATCTTCCGGTCGGAGCAATACTCGTGGCTTTCACGAGCGAAGTTTTGTTATTGGTTACTGGCAAGCCTATGTTTGGTGATATCACGCGTTTCTGCGTCTGGTTGGCTGGGCTGGCCTCTGTGGGAGTCGCTTTTGGTGGCTGGTGTCTGGCCGGTTTTCGATTCGACGACCTAAACCGGATATTGGATTCTCATCGCTGGTGGGGAACGGGAACCGCGCTTTGGCTCATTGTCACGATTGTATTTTCCGAAATCGCAGCCCGCAAAAAAAGCAATAGAGCACGTTGGCTGTTCCGGTCTGCACTTCTCGGGGCAGTCATCATTGTCGCTGTGACTAGCTTCTTTGGCGGCGCCATGATTTATGGTATCGACCATTATGCTTGGCCAACCTAG